In Chryseobacterium gotjawalense, the following are encoded in one genomic region:
- a CDS encoding DUF3575 domain-containing protein — protein sequence MRTLFFMLFISGTFFSQTGSPEKMNIVKTNITAYAFRNVNLSYERIINKKFSVAVGFGSMGKGGVPFSSSYIKDTELSNIEVSLTNFTIEPRIYLGKGYGHGFYLAPYYRYSSFNADNVVLTSDYGMGDVALKISGKAKGNSGGLLVGAQWFLGEKNNWVLDWWIIGAHYGKGKGDFRGNSSRILTPSEQQELKKEIEGLDIPFVKYTATTDANGASINVDGPWAGVRSGLSVGYRF from the coding sequence ATGAGGACTTTATTTTTCATGCTGTTTATTTCAGGCACTTTTTTTTCACAAACCGGTTCACCGGAGAAAATGAACATTGTTAAAACAAACATCACGGCTTACGCGTTTCGAAATGTTAATCTCAGTTACGAGCGTATTATCAATAAAAAATTCTCCGTTGCCGTTGGATTTGGGTCGATGGGAAAGGGTGGTGTTCCTTTTAGCAGCAGTTATATAAAAGATACAGAGCTTTCCAATATTGAAGTTTCTTTGACAAATTTCACGATAGAACCCAGAATATATTTGGGTAAAGGATATGGGCATGGTTTTTATCTCGCGCCCTATTACAGATATTCGTCTTTTAATGCTGATAATGTGGTCTTAACTTCAGATTATGGAATGGGAGATGTTGCTTTGAAAATTTCAGGAAAAGCAAAAGGAAACAGTGGTGGATTATTAGTTGGCGCCCAATGGTTTTTAGGTGAAAAAAATAACTGGGTTTTAGACTGGTGGATTATTGGCGCCCATTACGGAAAAGGCAAGGGAGATTTCCGTGGAAATTCATCCAGAATCCTCACGCCTTCTGAGCAGCAGGAATTGAAAAAAGAAATTGAAGGGCTCGATATTCCTTTCGTAAAATATACTGCCACAACAGATGCTAATGGAGCAAGTATTAATGTAGACGGACCGTGGGCCGGAGTGAGATCTGGTCTGTCAGTGGGATATCGGTTTTAA
- a CDS encoding ISAon1 family transposase N-terminal region protein — translation MLNETEVLKFLLPEFLIDHFEIVKFEEVSKVLHLYFEEKNTIPKEFSSLTLQSKGFLPEIMVDDFPLRGKSVKLHIKRRRWTDVKSANIIQRDWNLIAKGTRMTHDFAEFLKKISRY, via the coding sequence ATGCTAAATGAAACAGAAGTCCTCAAATTTTTATTACCTGAATTTTTAATTGACCATTTTGAGATTGTGAAATTCGAAGAAGTAAGTAAAGTGCTACATCTTTATTTTGAAGAAAAAAATACGATTCCAAAGGAGTTTTCTTCTCTTACTTTGCAGTCAAAGGGTTTTCTGCCGGAAATAATGGTAGATGATTTTCCACTGCGCGGAAAGTCCGTGAAACTGCATATCAAACGCCGAAGATGGACGGATGTAAAATCCGCAAACATTATTCAAAGAGACTGGAATCTCATCGCCAAAGGAACTCGCATGACACATGATTTTGCGGAGTTCTTAAAAAAAATCAGCCGATACTAA
- a CDS encoding aspartate kinase, translating into MNVFKFGGASVKDAQSVKNVALVLETQGFESCLLVVSAMGKTTNALEKVVENYFSKTDYQAEIEKVKQNHLLISQDLFAENHPVFAEISVFFGDIESFLRRNKSPNYNFVYDQVVSCGELISSKILSEYLNDIQFKNTWCDARDFIKTDNNYREGNVNWQETEQKMKSLNQQNCYVTQGFIGSDDNNFTVTLGREGSDYSAAIFAYCLDAEAMTIWKDVPGVMTGDPRKFADVSLLDHISYEDAIEMAYYGASVIHPKTLQPLKQKNIPFYVKSFLEPKNPGTKVGASEERSQKESFILKENQHLMRIATRDFSFIAEEHLSQIFSLLAKYKIKISLMQNSAISLDLCLEDLYLTIEEVDEELQKLFNTEIIKNVSLYTIRNANLEQLNKFYQDKKIMLEQISQKTIQVVIN; encoded by the coding sequence ATGAATGTTTTTAAATTTGGTGGCGCATCGGTAAAAGATGCACAAAGTGTAAAAAATGTAGCCCTGGTTTTAGAAACGCAGGGTTTTGAGAGTTGTCTCCTCGTGGTTTCGGCCATGGGAAAGACCACCAACGCTTTAGAAAAAGTCGTAGAGAACTATTTTTCCAAAACCGATTACCAGGCTGAAATCGAAAAAGTGAAACAGAATCATTTGCTGATTTCACAGGATTTGTTTGCGGAGAACCATCCTGTTTTTGCTGAAATTTCGGTCTTTTTTGGGGATATCGAATCTTTTTTAAGAAGAAATAAATCACCGAATTATAACTTTGTTTACGATCAGGTAGTGAGTTGTGGTGAATTGATATCATCTAAAATTCTGAGCGAATACTTAAATGATATTCAGTTTAAAAATACCTGGTGTGATGCAAGGGACTTTATTAAGACCGACAATAATTACCGCGAAGGAAATGTCAACTGGCAGGAAACCGAACAGAAAATGAAATCGCTGAATCAGCAGAATTGTTATGTGACGCAAGGTTTCATTGGTTCTGACGACAATAATTTTACGGTCACTTTAGGAAGAGAAGGATCCGATTATTCGGCTGCAATTTTCGCCTATTGTCTCGATGCCGAAGCCATGACGATCTGGAAAGACGTGCCGGGAGTCATGACTGGCGATCCCAGAAAGTTTGCAGATGTTTCCCTGCTCGATCATATTTCCTACGAAGATGCAATAGAAATGGCTTATTACGGCGCATCGGTAATTCATCCCAAAACGCTGCAGCCGCTTAAACAAAAGAATATTCCTTTTTATGTGAAATCGTTTTTGGAGCCCAAAAATCCGGGAACCAAAGTAGGCGCGAGTGAAGAAAGAAGTCAGAAAGAATCTTTTATTTTAAAGGAGAACCAGCATTTGATGAGGATTGCAACCCGCGATTTTTCTTTCATTGCCGAGGAGCATTTAAGCCAGATATTTTCTCTTTTAGCCAAATATAAAATCAAAATTTCTTTGATGCAGAATTCTGCGATTTCTCTGGATCTGTGTTTAGAAGATCTCTATCTGACTATTGAAGAAGTGGATGAAGAACTTCAAAAACTGTTCAATACAGAAATTATTAAAAATGTTTCGCTTTATACCATAAGAAACGCTAATTTAGAGCAGTTGAATAAATTTTATCAAGATAAAAAAATAATGCTGGAGCAGATTTCCCAAAAAACCATACAGGTTGTAATTAATTGA
- a CDS encoding YpdA family putative bacillithiol disulfide reductase has protein sequence MKLYDLIIIGGGPIGLNCALEAEKAGLSYLIIEKGTIVNSLYHYPLYMTFFSTADKLEIGDIPFISTAQKPGRREALEYYQGISRHLKININLYEEVLKVTKKDNFLIETAKNKYLARKVTIATGFYDIPNMMNVKGENLPKVKHYYSEPYPYAHQKIAVIGSSNSAVDAALETYRKGAEVTMIIRHAEISKSVKYWVKPDIENRINEGTVAAYFNAEVLEITPDAIIFKDENNTIREIENDFVLAMTGYLPNFEFLRNSGIELHGDHLKPFYNEDTMETNVAGLYLAGVVCGGKDTHLWFIENSRVHAEIIIKDILAKI, from the coding sequence ATGAAATTATATGATCTTATAATCATCGGTGGCGGACCGATTGGCTTAAACTGTGCTTTGGAAGCCGAGAAAGCGGGACTTTCTTATCTCATCATCGAAAAGGGAACGATTGTAAATTCACTTTACCATTATCCTTTATATATGACTTTTTTCTCCACCGCCGATAAATTGGAAATTGGAGATATTCCCTTTATTTCTACTGCGCAAAAACCGGGTAGGAGAGAGGCGCTGGAATATTATCAGGGTATTTCGCGACATCTGAAAATCAATATCAATTTATACGAAGAGGTTTTAAAAGTGACCAAGAAAGATAATTTCTTAATTGAAACGGCCAAAAATAAATACCTCGCCAGGAAGGTCACCATCGCCACAGGTTTCTACGATATTCCCAATATGATGAATGTCAAAGGAGAAAATCTGCCCAAGGTCAAGCATTATTATTCCGAGCCTTATCCTTATGCCCATCAAAAAATTGCCGTCATCGGTTCCAGTAATTCTGCGGTTGATGCTGCTTTGGAAACCTACCGAAAAGGGGCAGAGGTTACCATGATTATCCGCCATGCTGAAATTTCTAAAAGCGTGAAATATTGGGTGAAACCTGATATCGAAAACCGAATTAATGAAGGAACTGTTGCCGCTTACTTCAATGCAGAGGTTTTAGAAATAACTCCGGATGCCATTATCTTTAAAGATGAAAACAACACTATCCGGGAAATAGAAAATGATTTTGTCTTAGCCATGACCGGTTATCTTCCGAATTTTGAATTCCTGAGAAATTCTGGCATCGAACTTCACGGAGATCATCTGAAACCTTTTTATAATGAAGATACCATGGAGACCAATGTAGCTGGTTTATATTTAGCCGGCGTAGTTTGCGGAGGGAAAGACACGCATCTGTGGTTCATTGAAAACTCCCGGGTTCATGCAGAAATTATTATAAAAGATATTTTGGCTAAAATTTAA
- the fbp gene encoding class 1 fructose-bisphosphatase: MSEQSFQTLGEFIIDKQEDFLYSTGELSRLLSAIRLASKVVNRQVNKAGIANIIGKAGNENIQGEEQQKLDVLANEIFIEALSQREVVCGIASEESDDFIEIQASCNAHLSKYVVLIDPLDGSSNIDVNVSVGTIFSIYRRVSEPGTPVILEDFLQKGVNQIAAGYVVYGSSTMIVYTTGNGVNGFTLDPSLGTYYLSHPNMMFSRTGKIYSINEGNYIKFPQGVKDYIKYCQREEEDRPYTSRYIGSLVSDFHRNMIKGGIYIYPSTSQSPNGKLRLLYECNPMAFLAEQAGGKCTDGFQRIMEIQPTELHQRVPFFCGSYDMVEKAEEFMREAAAK; this comes from the coding sequence ATGTCAGAACAGTCGTTCCAAACTCTTGGTGAATTCATCATCGACAAACAAGAAGATTTTTTGTATTCCACAGGAGAGCTTTCGCGCCTGCTGAGTGCCATCCGTTTGGCCTCGAAAGTGGTTAACCGTCAGGTGAACAAAGCCGGAATCGCAAACATCATCGGTAAAGCCGGTAATGAAAACATTCAAGGCGAAGAACAACAGAAGTTAGACGTACTGGCCAATGAAATTTTCATCGAAGCATTATCCCAAAGAGAAGTGGTCTGCGGAATTGCCTCGGAAGAGAGCGATGACTTTATCGAAATTCAGGCAAGCTGCAATGCGCATTTGAGCAAATATGTGGTTTTAATTGATCCTCTAGACGGATCTTCAAACATCGATGTGAATGTTTCTGTTGGGACAATTTTCTCGATTTACAGACGAGTTTCCGAACCGGGGACTCCAGTTATTCTGGAGGATTTCTTACAAAAAGGAGTCAATCAGATTGCTGCGGGATATGTGGTTTACGGTTCATCCACGATGATTGTTTACACGACCGGAAATGGCGTAAATGGTTTTACCCTGGATCCAAGTTTAGGCACTTATTACCTTTCCCATCCCAATATGATGTTTTCCCGAACCGGAAAAATTTATTCCATTAATGAAGGAAATTACATTAAATTTCCACAGGGAGTGAAAGATTATATTAAATATTGTCAGCGGGAAGAGGAAGACCGCCCATACACTTCCCGATATATCGGAAGTTTGGTTTCTGATTTCCACCGAAATATGATCAAAGGCGGAATCTACATTTACCCTTCAACTTCGCAATCACCCAACGGTAAACTGAGACTTTTGTACGAATGCAATCCAATGGCGTTCCTGGCTGAACAAGCAGGCGGAAAATGCACCGACGGTTTCCAGAGGATTATGGAAATTCAACCGACCGAACTGCATCAAAGAGTTCCGTTTTTCTGCGGAAGTTATGATATGGTAGAAAAAGCAGAAGAGTTCATGAGAGAAGCCGCTGCGAAATAA
- a CDS encoding lysophospholipid acyltransferase family protein: MSLISKSDLIKASGLSKLGLLKNPAASAIMRLTKINEVNKLYDVLKDKVGKDFFDSFVRERDLKYIVFEEDLARIPKTGPFILVSNHPLGAIDGILMTKILTEIRPDFKIMGNFLLEKIEPMKPFVISVNPFENRKELRSSSAGMRESLKHLENGGCIGIFPAGEVSNRNNEFGEILDKKWEKPALKLIKMAKVPVVPMYFHAKNSRLFYQMAKMHPDLQTLLLPSEMMYKREKPIRIRLGKPVSVKVLEDHDSIEEMGEFLQKKILLLKSYYEKRKSITDRLNIPNLKLNFSLKKEANVVQNIIDETPTADIVREIEILSKNDKMLFRNGNYEVFFASYNDIPSIMREIGRQRELTFRKIGEGSNLPFDLDEYDEHYHHLFLWDSQAQKLAGAYRMALGSEVMKKHGIDGFYTSSLFEFDPELRPFFRKVIEMGRAYISKEYQQKPLPLFLLWRGIVHVCLRNPEHKFLMGGVSISDKFSEFSKSLMIEFMRSHYYDSAVAQYIHPKNEFKVKLKDRDKHLFFDDVESDLNKLDKIIDDLEPEMRMPVLIKKYIKQNAKVISFNVDPSFNDAIDGLMYIRISELPESTIKPVLEEMSEQIRREENNVSDNQ, encoded by the coding sequence ATGAGTTTAATTTCTAAAAGTGATTTGATTAAAGCCTCGGGTTTAAGCAAATTAGGATTACTGAAAAATCCTGCGGCGTCGGCGATTATGCGGTTGACAAAAATAAATGAGGTTAATAAATTGTACGATGTGCTGAAGGACAAAGTCGGAAAAGACTTTTTTGATTCTTTCGTGCGGGAACGCGATTTGAAATATATCGTTTTCGAAGAAGACTTGGCCAGGATTCCCAAAACCGGTCCTTTCATTCTGGTTTCCAATCATCCGCTTGGTGCTATTGATGGAATTTTAATGACCAAAATTCTAACCGAGATTCGACCTGATTTCAAGATCATGGGGAATTTTTTATTAGAAAAAATTGAACCGATGAAACCTTTCGTAATTTCGGTAAATCCCTTCGAAAACAGGAAAGAGCTCAGAAGCAGTTCGGCGGGAATGCGTGAATCTTTAAAACACTTGGAGAATGGCGGCTGCATCGGCATTTTCCCCGCTGGCGAAGTCTCGAACCGTAACAATGAATTTGGTGAGATTTTAGATAAGAAATGGGAAAAGCCTGCACTGAAATTAATCAAGATGGCAAAAGTTCCCGTCGTTCCGATGTATTTTCACGCAAAAAACAGCCGGTTATTTTATCAGATGGCGAAAATGCATCCCGATTTACAAACCCTTTTATTGCCATCTGAAATGATGTATAAAAGAGAAAAACCCATCCGCATCAGATTGGGAAAACCAGTCTCGGTGAAAGTGCTGGAAGATCATGACAGCATAGAAGAAATGGGAGAGTTTCTGCAAAAGAAGATCCTCCTTTTAAAGTCTTATTATGAAAAAAGGAAATCGATTACCGACCGTTTAAATATTCCCAACCTGAAACTTAATTTTTCTTTAAAAAAAGAGGCCAATGTCGTTCAGAATATTATTGATGAAACCCCAACAGCGGATATTGTACGTGAAATAGAAATACTCAGCAAAAATGATAAAATGCTTTTCAGGAATGGAAATTATGAAGTCTTTTTTGCCTCGTATAACGATATTCCTTCCATCATGCGTGAAATCGGAAGGCAGCGCGAACTTACCTTCAGAAAAATCGGCGAGGGAAGCAATCTCCCGTTTGATCTTGATGAATATGATGAGCATTATCACCATTTGTTCCTGTGGGACAGCCAGGCACAGAAATTAGCCGGAGCTTACCGCATGGCCCTGGGGAGTGAGGTGATGAAGAAACACGGTATCGATGGTTTTTATACCAGTTCTCTTTTCGAATTTGATCCTGAACTCCGCCCTTTTTTCCGGAAAGTAATCGAGATGGGAAGAGCCTATATTTCCAAGGAATATCAACAGAAACCGCTACCGCTTTTCCTTTTGTGGCGCGGTATTGTGCATGTCTGTTTAAGAAATCCGGAACATAAATTCCTGATGGGTGGCGTAAGTATTTCCGATAAGTTCTCGGAATTCTCCAAATCCCTGATGATTGAATTTATGCGGTCGCACTACTACGATTCTGCTGTGGCGCAATATATTCACCCGAAAAATGAGTTTAAGGTGAAGCTAAAGGACCGTGACAAGCATCTTTTTTTCGATGACGTAGAATCTGATTTAAATAAACTCGATAAGATTATCGACGATTTGGAGCCGGAGATGCGTATGCCTGTTTTGATTAAAAAATATATCAAGCAGAATGCGAAAGTGATTTCTTTCAATGTAGATCCCAGTTTTAATGACGCGATTGATGGGTTGATGTATATTCGGATTAGTGAATTACCGGAGAGTACAATCAAGCCGGTTTTAGAAGAAATGAGTGAGCAAATCAGACGGGAAGAAAATAATGTCTCTGATAATCAGTAA
- a CDS encoding endonuclease MutS2, translated as MHIQKEDLNELEFPELLAEISPFAFSKKTAAKIAAIRPFDIDEAELSLKKVAEYLSSFESDNAIPFSEFEDIDAELKLMLIENFRLDSAAFLKIKSLTEQIARLQKFYPAYEHLFLHLNNDVKDLEYRKEIIDKIDKVFNRFGEVKSDSSPVLKTLRADISHAKKTIQENFNRALTALSSTDFLDDIRESIVDDQRVLAVKSGYKKRVPGRVLGLSKTGSITYIQPESVVKHQFKLREDIEEEKKEVDKILRKLTFEISEFQPQLYSYQKYIFDLDVTRAKAKFAEKIGGILPKINRHRTMRLVNAFHPLLLIRNQVEKKKIFPQTLTLTEQNRILCISGPNAGGKSITLKTVGLLQLMIQSGILVPVHPRSEMFFFDKLMTDIGDNQSIENHLSTYSSRLKKMSKIIREADAKTLLLIDEFGTGSDPELGGALAEAFLEFFYDKKSFSIITTHYTNIKLVIEQLPNAQNAAMLFDEHSLEPLYKLEVGQAGSSFTFEVAEKNKIPKFIIESAKKKVEHDIINLDKTIVKLQQEKFEVEKLKTDLTEKRDSTQNKKENLEKLNEQLEQKLFNFQKLYEDEHRKLQFGNKIETFIDSYVKGKSRKLVVADFVKILEQEKFRKLGADKDENKKLQIVKRKITQQLKKVDVREKIVETNEKLEDKRQKERAVWMKVGQRVRIKGSASVGTIDNIEKNGKVSVNYGSFKTQISGDELERI; from the coding sequence GTGCATATACAAAAAGAAGATTTAAACGAACTCGAATTTCCGGAACTTTTGGCGGAGATTTCCCCTTTTGCTTTCTCGAAAAAAACGGCAGCTAAAATTGCAGCCATCCGACCATTTGATATTGATGAGGCAGAATTATCCTTAAAAAAAGTAGCCGAATATCTATCAAGTTTTGAAAGTGACAACGCGATTCCTTTCAGCGAATTTGAAGATATCGACGCAGAATTAAAACTGATGCTGATTGAAAATTTCAGATTAGACAGTGCGGCTTTCCTCAAAATAAAAAGTCTGACGGAGCAAATTGCCCGACTTCAAAAGTTCTATCCGGCTTATGAACATCTATTTCTTCACCTCAATAACGATGTTAAAGATTTAGAATACCGAAAGGAAATCATCGACAAAATCGACAAGGTCTTCAACCGTTTTGGCGAAGTGAAAAGCGACTCGTCTCCTGTTCTGAAAACTTTGCGGGCTGATATTTCTCACGCAAAAAAAACAATTCAGGAAAACTTTAACCGGGCACTCACCGCACTTTCTTCCACTGATTTTCTGGATGACATCCGCGAGAGTATTGTTGATGACCAAAGGGTTTTAGCCGTAAAATCCGGTTATAAAAAACGGGTTCCGGGAAGGGTTCTGGGACTTTCTAAAACCGGCTCGATTACTTATATTCAACCTGAATCGGTGGTGAAACATCAGTTTAAATTACGGGAAGACATCGAAGAAGAAAAGAAAGAAGTCGATAAAATTCTTCGGAAATTAACCTTCGAAATTTCAGAATTTCAACCTCAACTTTATTCTTATCAAAAGTATATTTTTGATCTGGATGTTACACGTGCTAAAGCAAAATTCGCTGAAAAAATCGGCGGAATTTTACCCAAAATCAACCGTCACAGAACAATGCGGCTGGTCAATGCTTTTCATCCATTATTGCTGATTAGAAATCAGGTTGAAAAGAAAAAAATATTTCCGCAGACTTTAACCTTAACAGAACAGAACCGCATTTTGTGTATTTCAGGACCGAATGCCGGTGGGAAATCGATTACTTTGAAAACGGTTGGCTTACTGCAACTGATGATTCAGAGTGGGATTCTTGTTCCGGTTCATCCGAGATCTGAAATGTTTTTCTTTGATAAATTAATGACCGATATCGGTGACAATCAATCGATAGAAAACCATCTTTCAACCTACTCTTCGCGGCTCAAAAAAATGTCGAAAATCATTCGGGAAGCCGATGCCAAAACGCTGTTGCTCATCGACGAATTCGGAACGGGTTCTGATCCCGAGTTGGGAGGTGCTTTAGCAGAAGCCTTTTTGGAATTCTTCTACGACAAGAAAAGTTTTTCGATTATTACCACGCATTATACCAACATTAAACTCGTCATCGAACAGCTGCCTAATGCGCAAAATGCCGCAATGCTTTTTGATGAACATTCCCTGGAACCGCTATATAAATTAGAAGTCGGACAAGCCGGAAGCTCATTCACCTTTGAAGTTGCCGAGAAAAATAAGATCCCAAAATTCATCATTGAATCTGCTAAAAAGAAAGTGGAGCACGACATTATCAATCTCGATAAAACGATTGTAAAATTGCAGCAGGAAAAATTTGAAGTAGAAAAGCTGAAAACCGATTTGACAGAAAAAAGAGATTCCACTCAAAACAAAAAAGAAAATCTGGAAAAATTGAATGAGCAACTGGAGCAGAAGCTTTTTAATTTTCAGAAACTATATGAAGACGAACACCGCAAACTGCAGTTCGGAAATAAGATTGAAACCTTCATCGATTCTTATGTCAAAGGGAAATCGCGGAAACTGGTCGTGGCAGATTTTGTGAAAATTCTGGAGCAGGAAAAGTTCCGCAAACTCGGCGCTGATAAAGATGAAAACAAAAAACTGCAGATCGTAAAACGAAAAATCACGCAGCAATTAAAGAAAGTGGATGTTCGGGAAAAAATTGTAGAGACCAATGAAAAACTGGAAGACAAACGCCAAAAAGAACGCGCCGTCTGGATGAAAGTTGGCCAACGTGTCCGGATTAAAGGATCCGCAAGTGTAGGAACCATCGATAACATTGAAAAAAACGGGAAAGTTTCGGTAAACTACGGAAGTTTCAAAACGCAGATTTCGGGTGATGAGTTGGAGCGGATTTAA
- a CDS encoding o-succinylbenzoate synthase, with product MKKATFKQYLLEFKQASGTSRGILTSKETYILEITEGDKKGIGECAIFRGLSFEDVPEYEEMLQWLCDNINENKKLLRKELLHFPSIWFGYEQAMLNLKNGADLYFPSDFSEGYSSIKINGLIWMGDADFMEQQIEEKLDQGFACLKLKIGADWKSEKEILKKLRKKFPKEELELRVDANGGFTFEEAKVVLQELSDLGIHSIEQPIKAGNTDQMAELCKTSPTPIALDEELIGVLNFEDKKELLEKINPQFIILKPSLVGGFSGTDEWIAFAESKKIGWWITSALESNIGLNAIAQYTFTKNPKIPQGLGTGGLFTNNLETRLVLHGDELMMR from the coding sequence ATGAAAAAAGCAACTTTTAAACAATATCTTTTAGAATTCAAACAAGCCAGCGGAACATCCCGCGGTATTCTAACCTCCAAGGAAACCTATATTCTCGAAATAACCGAGGGTGATAAAAAAGGAATCGGAGAATGTGCAATTTTCCGCGGACTGAGTTTCGAAGACGTTCCCGAGTATGAAGAAATGCTGCAATGGCTTTGCGATAATATTAATGAGAACAAGAAACTTCTTAGAAAAGAACTGCTTCATTTTCCGTCCATCTGGTTTGGTTATGAACAGGCGATGCTGAATTTGAAAAACGGTGCAGACCTCTATTTCCCCAGTGATTTTTCAGAAGGATATTCTTCCATCAAAATCAATGGTTTGATTTGGATGGGCGATGCGGATTTTATGGAGCAGCAAATTGAAGAGAAATTAGATCAAGGATTCGCTTGTCTGAAACTGAAAATCGGTGCGGACTGGAAGTCGGAAAAAGAAATTCTAAAAAAACTCCGAAAAAAGTTCCCAAAAGAGGAACTAGAATTAAGAGTTGATGCCAATGGTGGATTCACTTTTGAAGAAGCGAAAGTGGTTTTACAGGAACTTTCGGATTTGGGAATTCATTCTATCGAACAACCGATTAAAGCTGGAAACACCGATCAAATGGCCGAACTTTGCAAGACAAGTCCAACACCGATTGCTTTGGACGAAGAGTTGATTGGCGTCTTAAATTTCGAGGACAAAAAGGAGCTTTTAGAAAAAATCAATCCACAGTTTATTATTTTGAAACCATCATTGGTTGGCGGATTTTCCGGTACTGATGAATGGATTGCTTTTGCAGAAAGTAAGAAAATCGGTTGGTGGATTACCTCTGCCCTGGAAAGCAATATCGGCCTGAATGCGATTGCACAATATACTTTCACCAAAAATCCAAAAATTCCGCAAGGTTTGGGAACCGGCGGATTGTTTACCAATAATTTAGAAACCCGATTGGTTCTCCATGGAGATGAATTGATGATGAGATAA
- a CDS encoding ISAon1 family transposase — protein MYGVNGKKFQRQYKKSISDFKDWDQKQHAEDWILYTENLSDQLSLDEVALSDGELYTVLTSKKAKGKKGSIVAIIKGTQSDKVIEQILKISRKFRQKVKEITLDMAGSMKLIAKRCFPNAIQVIDRFHVQKLATEALQDLRIQHRWQAIELENNCLTEAKEKKKTPEIEIFENGDTRKQLLARSRYLLYKTREKWTSTQNERAQILFSHYPDLEKAYNLSDGLRKIYNQNIQKSVAILKLAHWFKEVEECGFKSFSVLMKTIMNHYNDILNYFDQRSTNASAESFNAKIKNFRLQLRGVRDKSFFLFRLSKIFA, from the coding sequence ATGTATGGCGTAAATGGAAAGAAATTTCAAAGACAATATAAAAAAAGCATCAGCGATTTTAAAGACTGGGATCAAAAACAACACGCTGAAGACTGGATCTTATATACTGAAAACCTCTCTGACCAGCTTTCTTTAGATGAAGTCGCTCTTTCAGACGGGGAATTATACACCGTTCTTACTTCCAAGAAAGCGAAAGGCAAAAAAGGAAGCATCGTAGCCATTATTAAAGGTACTCAAAGCGATAAAGTCATTGAACAGATTCTGAAAATCAGCAGAAAATTCCGACAGAAAGTTAAAGAGATCACGCTCGACATGGCAGGTTCAATGAAACTCATTGCCAAAAGATGTTTTCCCAATGCCATTCAGGTCATCGACCGTTTTCATGTTCAGAAGCTCGCCACAGAAGCATTGCAAGACCTCAGGATACAACATCGGTGGCAAGCCATTGAATTGGAAAACAACTGTTTGACAGAAGCAAAAGAAAAGAAGAAAACTCCTGAAATTGAAATTTTTGAAAATGGTGATACCAGAAAGCAACTCTTGGCAAGAAGCCGATACCTACTCTACAAGACCAGGGAAAAGTGGACATCAACACAAAATGAAAGAGCGCAAATACTGTTCTCTCACTATCCTGATTTAGAAAAAGCGTATAATTTATCAGACGGGCTGAGGAAAATTTACAATCAAAATATTCAAAAGTCTGTAGCAATCCTAAAATTAGCACATTGGTTCAAAGAAGTAGAGGAATGTGGGTTTAAATCATTTTCAGTACTCATGAAGACCATTATGAATCATTACAATGACATTCTCAATTATTTTGACCAAAGAAGCACCAATGCGTCGGCCGAATCTTTTAATGCGAAAATAAAAAACTTCAGATTACAACTTCGAGGGGTAAGAGACAAATCATTTTTCCTTTTCAGATTATCCAAAATTTTTGCGTAG